The DNA region TAGAGGTCCGTGCCGACGTTGAGGTCGACCTCGCTGACCAGTTCCACCCCGTGGTAGCGGATCAGGGGCCGCTCCACGAACCGCAGCAGGGGCAGCTCCGGCAGGTCGTACCGGACGGTGTCGATGCCCTCGGTACGGCCACTGATCACCACCACACCGGGCGCGTCCGGGTCGGCCAGCAGCCGGCGCAGGATCGCGATGCCCTGGTCCGGGGTGACCGGGGTGACTCCGTCGCGGGTCAGGGACTCGACCACGGAGAGCCGCTCCCCCATGCCGACCCCCGACCAGACCGACCACTCCAGGCAGATCGCCCGGCAGCCGGGGTGCTGGCGGCCGAACTCCGCGGTGGTCTCCGCCAACCAGTCGTTGGCGGTGGCGTAGTGCGCCTCACCGCGCAACCCGGCGCGGCCGATGATGCTGCCCAGGGTCACCAGCAGCTTCAGCCGGTCCGGGTCGACCGCCTCCAGGGTGGCCCGCAGGCCGTCGATCTTCGGGGCGATGGTCTTCCGGAAGGCCGCCATGTCCAGGCTGGTCAGCGACGCCGGCTCGTTGCGGCCGGCACCGTGCAGGACCGCGGTGACCGGGCCCAGCTCCGCGGTGAGTTCGGCGACGGCCCGGCGTACCTGGTCGGCGTCGGTGACGTCGGCGCGGGCGTAGCGGACCGTGACCCCGGCCTCGGCGATCCGGGTCAGGTTGGCGGCCAGTTCGGTGTCGGTCGCCGGGTCGGAGCGGCCCAGCAGCGCCAGGCTGGCCCCGCTGTCGGTGGCCATGGCCAGCGCGCACTCGGCGGTGATGCCCTTGCCGCCGCCGGTGACCAGCAGCACGTCCTCGGCGCCCAGGGCGGGAACGGACCGGGCGGCCTGCACCGGCATGGCGCGCAGGGTCGGCACCCGGCGTACCCCGGCGGTGTCGTAGTGCACCTCCCGGTAGTCGGCGGTGCCCGCCACCTCGGTCACCACCCGGTCCACCACGGCCGCGTCGTCCGGCAGGTGGACGATCGTGATCCGGGCGCGGGGCGCCTCCAGGCGGAGGGTCTTGGCCAGGCCGGCCGCGCCGCGACCGTGCTGGACCAGCACGTACCGGGTGCCGGGAGCACCGCTGAGGATTTCCCGGGCCCCGGTCAGGGCCAGTTCCAGGGCCTCCTCCGGGCAGGGGTCGGGCAGGCAGACCAGGACACCCTCGCCGAGGTTCGCCCGTTGCAGGGCGCCGGCCAGCCGCTCGGCCCAGGGGTGCCCGGGTGCGGCGTGCACCTGCCACCGGCCGACCTCGTTGGGGGCCACCCGCGCCGGGGCGGGCAGCTCGTCCAGGTCCAGCCGCCAGGGCCGGGCCCAGGCCGCCGCGCCGGCCACCACCGGGCTGTTCGCCGCCTCGGCCGCTCCGGCGGTACCGGCCAGTTCCTCAAGCGCCTCGGCCAGCTGGCGAACGGTGGCGGTGGCGAAGTTGGTCGGCAGCGCGGCCGCCGGGACATCCATCCGCTGGGCCAGGTGGTTCACCACCTGACCGACGGTGATCGAGCTGAGGTGCAGGTCGTCCAGGAGGCGGCTGTCCGGCTGCACGGTCTCCAGCGGCAGTTCCGCCCGCTCGGCGGCCATCCGGCGCAGCAGGTCCTCGATGGACTCGCCGGGTACGTCCTCGACCCTGCGGTCGGCGGGCCGGACGGTCGCGGTGGCCGACTGTGCGGCGGCGGACGCCGACAGTTGCAGGGTCGGCGCCTGCTCGCAGGGGTTGGCCAGGAAGGAGAACGGCTGCCCGACGTGCAGCGGCCGGGTCAGCCGGCCGTGGAACAGCCCGCTGTCGACCGGGGCGGCACCGACGACGTACGCCGCGCCGACCACCTTGAGCAGGCTGGCGATGGACTCCTCGTCGGTGTCCAGGGCGACCGCCGGCACCTCGGTGGTCCGGGAGGCCAGCCCGCTCAGCACCCGACCGGGCCCGACCTCGACGAACAGGTCGATGTCTTTCGCGGCCAGGGTGACGGCCTGGCTGAACAGCACCGGGTCGGTGATCTGGCGGCGCAGCAGGGCGGGCAGGTCCGTGTCGGCCGGCAGCACCTCACCGGTGACCGTGGAGACCAGCCGGCGGTCCAGCGGCCGGAACGGCTCGTCGGCGATGGTCGCCCCGAAGGCCTCGGCGGCCGGAGCCACCAGCGGCGAGTGGAACGCGTGCGAGACGGACAGGACGGTGGCGTTCAGCCCCGCCTCCTGCGCCCGCCGGCAGGCCGCCTCGATGTCCTCCTGGGTCCCGGCGATAACGGTGTGGTCGGGGCTGTTGTAGCCCGCGATCACCACCGGCAGGTCGGTGATCAGTGGATCGACCAGCTCCGGGGCGGCACCGATGTTGGCCATCGTGCCCGAGGAGCTGTGCTGGGCCATGGTCCGGCCGCGCAGGGCGGCGATACGCAGCAGGGTCGCCTCGTCGATCGCACCGGCCCAGTGCAGGGCGGCGATCTCGCCGAGGCTGTGGCCGACCGCCACGGAGGCCTCGATGCCCAGGGCGGTCAGCACCCGCAGACCGGCGGCGGCGCCGGTGACGATGCGCGGCTGCGCCACCTCGGTGGCCACCACGTCGCCGCCGGTGGGCAGGTTCGACCGCTGGTACACCTCTTCGGCCTCGACGAACCGTCGGCGCAGGGCGCCGCCGCTGAGGCCCCGACCGGAGCCCTGGCCGGGGAAGAGGAAACCGATCCGGCCCGGCTCGCTGACGTGGCCGACCAGGCATCGCCCGTCGGTGGAGAACATCCGGGTCTCACCGGCCTCCACGGCGTCGCGTACCTTGCGCAGTCGCCGTTCGGCGTCCTCCGGCGAGGAGACCACCACGGCCGCCCGGAAGGGCAGCTCGCGCAGCTCACCGTGCAGGGTCGCGGCCAGGTCGCTGAGCTGGGCGTACGCCAGCGAGGGCACGAACTCGATCAGCTGGTCCAGCCGGTTGACCAGGTCCTTCGGGGTGGCGGCGTCGACCACCAGCAGTTCGGCGTCCTGGAGGCCGGTGGCCACCGCCCGGGTCCGGCTGTCCATGGTGGAACGCCGACGCGGCCGGGAGCTGTCCAGCACGACATGGGTGTTGATACCGCCGAAGCCCATCGCGGTGATCCCGGCGCGGACCGGGGTGTCGGTGGGCCAGGCCTCCGCCCGGCGCAGCGCACGTAGTGGCGGATCGCCGTCGGTGAGCAGGGTGTGCGGGTCGACACAGCCGATGGCCGGCGGCAGCACCTCCTGGTGCACCGCCATCGCCGCCTTGATCAGGCCGGCCACCCCGGCCGCCGCCTTGGTGTGGCCGATCATGCCCTTCACCGAGCCGATGGCGGCCGGCGGCGCCGAGGGGTCCGCCTCCGCCCGGGCACGCGACAGCGCCTCCAACTCGGTGGCGTCCCCCACCTTGGTGCCGGTGCCGTGGCCCTCGAACAACCCGACCGTCTCGATGCCGAAGCCGCTGCGCTCGTACGCCCGGCGCAGCGCCAGCCGGTAGCCGTTGACCTCGGGGCGGGTGATGCCACCCTTGCCGTCGGAGGAGATGCCCCAGCCGGCGATCGTGGCGTAGATGCGGTGTCCTCCGGCGCGGGCCTCGTCCTCCCGCATCAGCACCACCATGCCGCAGCCCTCACCGGGCCAGAACCCGTTCGAGGAGCGGTCGTAGACCCGCATCTCGCCGGTGGCCAGGGCGCCGGTCTTGGCGAAGCCGATGATCTCGAAGGGGTCGATGGAGAGGTCGACGCCACCGGCGACGGCCACGTCCACGTCCCCGTCGATGAGGGTCTTGCAGGCCGTGGCCACGGACAGCAGAGACGAGGAACACGCCCCGTCCACGGTGTAGCCGCCGCCCTTGAAGTCGAAGTGGTTGCAGATGCGCCCGGCGATGGTGTTCGACAGCGCCCCCGCCAGGGTGTCCTCGTCGACCTCCGGGAAGGGGCTCTTGAAGGTCGCCTCGAAATCGTCGAGGAAGGTGGCCAGTTGGTCGTCGTTCCAGTCCTGTTCCTTCAGCGCGGCGGCGACCATCCGCCGGACGTACGGCCAGCGCAGGCGGAGTTGGTTGGCGCGGGAGAACTCACCGGTGAGGCTGTTGCCGACGACCACCCCGGTCCGCTCCCGGGGCAGTCCCTCGGCCATCGGAAAGCCGGCGTCGGCGAGCGCGGCGGCGGCGACGTCCAGCGCCAACCAGTGGGTGAGGTCCGTGGAG from Micromonospora sp. NBC_01739 includes:
- a CDS encoding type I polyketide synthase — translated: MTRIAVVGMACRYPDATSPRELWENAIAGRRAFRRLPDVRMKLDDYWDADPKTPDRFYARNAAVIEGYEFDRVAYKIAGSTFRSTDLTHWLALDVAAAALADAGFPMAEGLPRERTGVVVGNSLTGEFSRANQLRLRWPYVRRMVAAALKEQDWNDDQLATFLDDFEATFKSPFPEVDEDTLAGALSNTIAGRICNHFDFKGGGYTVDGACSSSLLSVATACKTLIDGDVDVAVAGGVDLSIDPFEIIGFAKTGALATGEMRVYDRSSNGFWPGEGCGMVVLMREDEARAGGHRIYATIAGWGISSDGKGGITRPEVNGYRLALRRAYERSGFGIETVGLFEGHGTGTKVGDATELEALSRARAEADPSAPPAAIGSVKGMIGHTKAAAGVAGLIKAAMAVHQEVLPPAIGCVDPHTLLTDGDPPLRALRRAEAWPTDTPVRAGITAMGFGGINTHVVLDSSRPRRRSTMDSRTRAVATGLQDAELLVVDAATPKDLVNRLDQLIEFVPSLAYAQLSDLAATLHGELRELPFRAAVVVSSPEDAERRLRKVRDAVEAGETRMFSTDGRCLVGHVSEPGRIGFLFPGQGSGRGLSGGALRRRFVEAEEVYQRSNLPTGGDVVATEVAQPRIVTGAAAGLRVLTALGIEASVAVGHSLGEIAALHWAGAIDEATLLRIAALRGRTMAQHSSSGTMANIGAAPELVDPLITDLPVVIAGYNSPDHTVIAGTQEDIEAACRRAQEAGLNATVLSVSHAFHSPLVAPAAEAFGATIADEPFRPLDRRLVSTVTGEVLPADTDLPALLRRQITDPVLFSQAVTLAAKDIDLFVEVGPGRVLSGLASRTTEVPAVALDTDEESIASLLKVVGAAYVVGAAPVDSGLFHGRLTRPLHVGQPFSFLANPCEQAPTLQLSASAAAQSATATVRPADRRVEDVPGESIEDLLRRMAAERAELPLETVQPDSRLLDDLHLSSITVGQVVNHLAQRMDVPAAALPTNFATATVRQLAEALEELAGTAGAAEAANSPVVAGAAAWARPWRLDLDELPAPARVAPNEVGRWQVHAAPGHPWAERLAGALQRANLGEGVLVCLPDPCPEEALELALTGAREILSGAPGTRYVLVQHGRGAAGLAKTLRLEAPRARITIVHLPDDAAVVDRVVTEVAGTADYREVHYDTAGVRRVPTLRAMPVQAARSVPALGAEDVLLVTGGGKGITAECALAMATDSGASLALLGRSDPATDTELAANLTRIAEAGVTVRYARADVTDADQVRRAVAELTAELGPVTAVLHGAGRNEPASLTSLDMAAFRKTIAPKIDGLRATLEAVDPDRLKLLVTLGSIIGRAGLRGEAHYATANDWLAETTAEFGRQHPGCRAICLEWSVWSGVGMGERLSVVESLTRDGVTPVTPDQGIAILRRLLADPDAPGVVVISGRTEGIDTVRYDLPELPLLRFVERPLIRYHGVELVSEVDLNVGTDLYLADHFLDGNLLFPAVFGMEAMAQVAGAVTGDARVPVIERAEFLRPIIVPPYGRSRIRVAATVTDDDTVQVAIRSEETAFAADHFTATLRFTGEGAPDGPPDQVADETLPVPLSPADELYGDVLFQGDRFQRLRRYRRAAARHVDAEVEALDGVDWFAQFVPDGLLLGDPGVRDALMHGNQVCVPDATLLPAGVERIHPAGEKLSGRGDLRYCATERSRDGDTYVYDIVLRTSAGEVVERWEGLRLRAVRKQDGKGPWVAPLLGPYLERGLGDVLDAQVAVAIEPDDPAEADGESGGHVARRRARARIAVQRATGEPVEVTYRPDGRPEIPGGRSVSVAHGAGLTLAVAAPGALGCDVEAVTHREEADWDGLLGGHAGLARLLTSDTGEDLDTAATRVWTAKECVQKAGGQPGGPLTLQSSPRPGWTVFASGELRVATFVTAVRGVDEPLVFAILTEGR